A part of Aspergillus flavus chromosome 5, complete sequence genomic DNA contains:
- a CDS encoding molecular chaperones HSP70 superfamily: MSVVGIDFGAQSTKIGVARNKGIDIITNEVSNRSTPSLISFDNKCRYLGEAAKTRETSNLKNTVANLKRLIGRSFSDPDVQIEQSFNTATLCDVNGQAGVEVNFRQQKQKFSATQLVAMYLTKIRDTAANELQIPVSDVTISVPAWFTDVQRRAMLDAGEIAGLKVLRLINDTTATALGYGITKLDLPGPEEKPRRVMFVDIGHSDYTASIVEFRKGELNVKATACDRHFGGRNFDLALTEHFAEEFKEKFKIDVRKNAKAWARTLAAAEKMKKVLSANPAAPMSIESLMEDVDVRAIVKREELETMVQPLLERVLVPIEQALAEAKLKPEDIDSIEMVGGCTRVPSIKEAVSKFFGKNLSFTLNQDEAIARGCAFSCAILSPVFRVRDFSVHDIVNYPIEFTWEQSADIPDEDTSLTVFGRGNVMPSTKILTFYRKQPFDLEARYASPEELPGKTDPWVGRFSVKGVKADANDDFMICKLKARLNLHGILNVESGYYVEDMEVEEPVEEDADAMDTDAKGDEQPKKTRKVKKQVRKGDLPIVAGTPAIEPSVKEAWIEGEKAMYLHDKTIAETDEKKNELETTIYDMRDRKYGRYARFLEDEAKKQAFDDKLDELENWLYDDEGGADTTLDVYAGKLQEIKKLVQPFEETLEDERQQALAEELAKKRAEEEAKRAAEEQAKKAAAAAMNFEERNETMPDAPAQEEAPAGDKQ; encoded by the exons ATGAGTGTAGTTGGAATCGACTTCGGTGCCCAGAGCACCAAGATTGGTGTCGCCCGTAATAAGGGTATCGACATT ATCACCAACGAAGTTTCCAACagatctactcc ctccctcatctccttcgACAACAAATGTAGATATCTCGGTGAGGCTGCTAAGACACGAGAGACCTCCAACCTGAAGAACACTGTTGCAAACCTCAAGCGCCTGATTGGCCGCTCATTCAGCGACCCTGATGTTCAGATCGAGCAGAGCTTCAATACTGCTACTCTCTGCGATGTGAACGGCCAGGCTGGTGTCGAGGTTAACTTCCgtcagcagaagcagaagttCTCGGCTACTCAGCTGGTCGCCATGTACCTGACCAAGATCAGAGATACTGCCGCCAACGAACTGCAAATCCCCGTCTCCGATGTCACCATCAGCGTTCCCGCCTGGTTCACCGATGTTCAGCGCCGGGCCATGCTTGACGCTGGTGAGATTGCTGGTCTCAAGGTTCTGAGACTGATCAAcgacaccaccgccaccgcTCTTGGATATGGTATCACTAAGCTCGATCTCCCCGGTCCCGAGGAGAAGCCTCGCCGCGTCATGTTCGTTGATATCGGCCACAGCGACTACACCGCTTCGATTGTTGAGTTCCGCAAGGGTGAACTAAACGTCAAGGCTACCGCCTGCGACCGCCACTTCGGTGGCCGTAACTTCGACCTTGCCCTCACTGAGCATTTCGCCGAGGAGTTCAAGGAGAAGTTCAAGATCGACGTTCGTAAGAACGCCAAGGCTTGGGCTCGTACCCTCGCTGCCgctgagaagatgaagaaggtcctTTCGGCGAACCCTGCTGCCCCCATGAGCATCGAATCCCTGATGGAGGACGTCGATGTCCGCGCCATTGTCAAGCgtgaggagctggagaccATGGTTCAGCCTCTCCTGGAGCGCGTCCTTGTTCCCATCGAGCAGGCCCTCGCCGAGGCCAAGCTCAAGCCCGAGGATATTGACAGCATTGAGATGGTTGGTGGCTGCACTCGTGTCCCCTCCATCAAGGAGGCCGTTTCCAAGTTCTTCGGCAAGAACCTTTCCTTCACCCTGAACCAAGATGAGGCCATCGCTCGCGGTTGTGCCTTCAGCTGTGCCATCCTCTCCCCCGTCTTCCGTGTCCGTGACTTCTCCGTGCACGACATCGTCAACTACCCCATCGAGTTCACCTGGGAGCAGTCCGCAGATATCCCCGACGAGGACACCAGCCTGACCGTCTTCGGTCGCGGCAATGTCATGCCCTCGACCAAGATTCTCACGTTCTACCGCAAGCAGCCTTTCGATCTCGAAGCTCGTTACGCTAGCCCCGAGGAGCTTCCTGGAAAGACCGACCCCTGGGTGGGCCGCTTCTCTGTCAAGGGTGTCAAGGCCGATGCCAACGATGACTTCATGATTTGCAAGCTCAAGGCCCGCCTGAACTTGCACGGTATCCTCAACGTTGAGTCTGGTTACTACGTCGAGGACATGGAAGTGGAGGAGCCTGTCGAGGAGGATGCTGAT GCTATGGACACCGATGCTAAGGGTGATGAGCAGCCCAAGAAGACCCGCAAGGTCAAGAAGCAGGTTCGCAAGGGCGACCTGCCCATTGTCGCCGGCACCCCTGCCATTGAGCCTTCCGTTAAGGAAGCCTGGATCGAAGGCGAGAAGGCCATGTATCTGCATGATAAGACTATCGCCGAGAccgacgagaagaagaacgagCTTGAAACCACGATTTACGATATGCGTGACAGGAAATATGGTCGCTACGCCAGATTCCTCGAAGATGAGGCCAAGAAGCAGGCCTTCGATGACAAGCTGGATGAGCTCGAG AACTGGctgtatgatgatgagggcGGTGCTGACACCACTCTCGATGTCTATGCTGGCAAGCTccaggagatcaagaagctggtGCAGCCATTCGAGGAGACCCTTGAGGACGAGCGCCAGCAAGCTCTGGCTGAAGAGCTCGCTAAGAAGCGcgctgaggaagaagccaagcgCGCGGCTGAAGAGcaggccaagaaggccgCGGCCGCTGCTATGAActttgaagagagaaatgagaCGATGCCTGATGCTCCTGCTCAGGAGGAAGCCCCCGCTGGCGACAAGCAGTAA
- a CDS encoding putative mannosylphosphate transferase, whose protein sequence is MHLWGLLALTGAIWSARTEASSASSTGSAEQHYGKVVNQDDPDPLWDKYGLNKSEEFKYFHEPGHDDILGHYDSRYFTEPVADEERPQTMTYMVRAYLNFFEENGLETWIAHGTLLGWWWNGKVMPWDWDMDTQVPDTTLRQLADRYNQTVVQYSTKNADVQRTYLLDINPWARQRENGMGLNIIDARWIDMQTGLYIDITGLSKINPDKPNLWMDKHEHQYRTEDIYPLRKTTFEGVAAKVPFDYDAILIEEYGKNALTSTHFHNHTWIPESEEWIPDDQVADAIDDDKQYE, encoded by the exons ATGCACCTTTGGGGTCTCCTGGCTCTTACCGGTGCGATCTGGTCAGCGCGGACCGAGGCGTCCTCCGCTTCGTCGACGGGCAGCGCGGAGCAGCATTATGGCAAGGTCGTTAATCAAGACGACCCGGACCCCTTGTGGGATAAGTACGGGTTAAACAAATCCGAGGAGTTCAAGTATTTCCATGAACCGGGCCACGATGATATTCTCGGCCACTATGATTCTCGCTACTTTACCGAACCCGTGGCGGACGAGGAACGTCCGCAGACGATGACCTATATGGTGCGCGCATACTTGAACTTTTTCGAGGAAAATGGATTAGAGACGTGGATCGCACATGGGACGTTGTTAGGATGGTGGTGGAACGGCAAG GTCATGCCCTGGGACTGGGATATGGATACTCAAGTACCCGATACTACCTTGCGTCAGCTTGCCGACCGCTATAACCAGACGGTCGTCCAATACTCGACTAAGAATGCCGACGTACAACGGACCTATCTCCTCGATATCAACCCCTGGGCTCGTCAACGCGAGAATGGCATGGGACTGAATATCATCGATGCGCGATGGATAGATATGCAAACGGGCCTCTATATCGATATAACCGGGTTGAGTAAAATAAACCCAGATAAGCCGAACCTATGGATGGACAAGCACGAGCACCAGTACCGGACGGAGGATATCTACCCCCTCCGGAAGACCACCTTCGAAGGAGTTGCGGCTAAAGTACCCTTTGACTATGATGCGATTCTGATCGAGGAATACGGGAAGAATGCCTTGACCAGCACGCATTTTCATAA CCATACGTGGATTCCAGAATCAGAGGAATGGATCCCCGATGATCAAGTGGCCGATGCCATCGACGACGATAAACAGTACGAGTAG
- a CDS encoding PrpF protein, translating into MPGISKHAVSHASNPVRTGIPAVWMRAGTSKGLFIHEHDLPWSKDLWAPILLSALGSAEGGKRQLNGVGGATPTTSKVAVIRKSKIPVVDADYTFVQVAPDQAQVDMTGNCGNMASGVGPFALDEELFHVLAPLLNWQMHITVFNTNTQQILVETVHVTPDGRFSEDGDYSIAGVRGTASPIRMNIIKPAGSMTGRLFPSGAKQEMLTVGSAHTPTPFIVRVSLVDAANPFALLSASTMPAAYHGSEPTSPLSLGIIEEIRVAGAVRFGLAEDTATAGRVIGTPKIAHLYPCRREVDVGRHIDEADIEVLPFSLGQPHPSLQPTGAVCVGTALSIPGTVAWDIQRQAPGVHHVVAQTPQWTDGRGGGVGMHENGETSVESVSMFRTARRLFE; encoded by the exons ATGCCGGGAATTTCTAAGCATGCCGTCTCTCACGCCTCAAATCCAGTCCGAACGGGTATTCCGGCGGTCTGGATGAGGGCGGGTACTTCGAAAGGCTTGTTCATTCATGAGCATGACCTCCCTTGGTCTAAAGACCTTTGGGCACCAATTCTCCTCTCTGCTCTGGGTTCGGCCGAGGGGGGCAAGAGACAGCTCAATGGAGTCGGAGGCGCGACACCAACCACTTCTAAGGTGGCGGTAATTCGCAAGTCTAAAATACCCGTGGTAGACGCCGACTATACCTTTGTTCAGGTCGCCCCGGATCAAGCCCAGGTTGACATGACAGGGAATTGTGGAAACATGGCGTCCGGGGTAGGACCATTTGCTCTGGATGAAGAGCTC TTTCATGTTCTGGCGCCATTGTTAAACTGGCAGATGCACATCACAGTGTTTAACACCAACACACAGCAAATCCTGGTGGAGACCGTTCACGTCACCCCAGACGGCAGGTTTTCCGAGGACGGCGACTACAGCATAGCAGGGGTTCGAGGCACAGCAAGTCCAATTCGAATGAATATCATCAAGCCAGCCGGTAGCATGACGGGAAGGCTGTTCCCCAGCGGAGCGAAGCAAGAAATGCTCACCGTGGGCTCGGCGCACACCCCGACGCCGTTTATAGTTCGAGTCAGTCTAGTGGATGCTGCGAACCCTTTTGCATTGCTATCCGCGAGTACCATGCCCGCCGCGTATCATGGCTCGGAACCTACATCTCCCCTTTCGCTCGGAATCATCGAGGAGATCCGCGTTGCAGGAGCTGTGCGGTTTGGTCTCGCTGAAGACACTGCTACGGCGGGACGAGTTATAGGTACCCCTAAAATCGCCCATCTATATCCATGTCGACGCGAGGTCGACGTAGGACGTCACATTGATGAAGCTGATATTGAAGTACTGCCGTTCAGCCTGGGTCAACCTCATCCCAGCCTTCAGCCGACGGGAGCTGTCTGTGTCGGCACCGCGCTAAGCATACCAGGAACGGTAGCATGGGATATTCAGCGCCAAGCCCCAGGTGTCCACCATG TGGTTGCTCAAACACCCCAGTGGACTGATGGGCGTGGAGGTGGCGTGGGGATGCACGAGAACGGGGAGACATCCGTGGAGAGTGTCAGTATGTTCCGCACCGCACGACGATTGTTTGAGTAA
- a CDS encoding sugar transporter yields MWNLLERQSNGSDSGTDGRMTSIRVYLLAIVTSMGAFLFGYDMAFIGTSIELNSFKKDFGLEHASKAVEDAFSANIVSLLQAGCFFGSLISAPLSDRFGRKLALGLAGLIFCVGSTLQVATLGREAVMFVGRFVGGLAVGAASMLVPLYTAECSPPHIRGRLVGIFEIGVQVGMCIGFWINYAVDQTMAPSTSQWLTPFAIQFIPGGLLIIGLLFLPESPRWTARVRGKRLARQTLSYLRGLPESHPSVESELNDIITQLEDERADNPGKRLWIEIKELTHPGIRARLFLGFMIMVFCQMAGSNAINHYSPLIFRSIGLTGRKTTLISTGLYGVVRLVAVCIAMYWTVDGFGRTRMLMWGGALMAFCMWFIGAFVKLHATTNHVDVKGHTSAGSYAAAVFIFIYAFGFCFSWAGVPWIICSEIYPLRVRSLCMAICTATHWLLNFVIARSFPYMIRNMKYGTYFFFASFLTLAIPFVWLMVPETKELKLEEVDDAERGKTERVRDVKSAGVKEVEKIDTLKRYWLNTLPD; encoded by the exons ATGTGGAATCTGCTCGAAAGACAGTCCAATGGTTCTGATTCTGGTACTGACGGGAGGATGACTAGTATACGAGTGTATCTTCTGGCCATTGTCACCTCAATGGGTGCTTTCTTATTCGGGTATGACATGGCATTTATCGGTACATCGATTGAGTTGAATTCCTTTAAGAA GGACTTTGGGTTGGAGCACGCGTCCAAGGCTGTCGAGGATGCTTTCTCAGCCAATATTGTATCTCTCCTACAAGCGGGCTGCTTCTTCGGATCTCTCATCTCTGCCCCGCTGAGTGATCGTTTTGGGCGTAAGCTTGCTCTCGGGTTGGCGGGCCTGATTTTCTGTGTTGGATCAACTCTGCAGGTTGCAACATTGGGAAGGGAAGCTGTGATGTTTGTGGGGAGATTCGTTGGTGGTCTT GCTGTCGGCGCCGCAAGTATGCTCGTTCCCTTGTATACGGCCGAGTGTTCCCCACCTCACATTCGGGGGCGTCTGGTCGGTATATTCGAAATTGGCGTGCAGGTGGGAATGTGCATCGGCTTCTGGATCAACTACGCTGTCGATCAAACTATGGCACCGTCAACTTCCCAATGGCTGACGCCATTCGCCATCCAATTTATTCCCGGAGGCCTCCTCATTATtggtcttcttttccttcccgaATCCCCGAGATGGACTGCACGAGTTCGGGGAAAAAGGCTCGCAAGACAAACCCTTTCATACCTGCGGGGACTCCCGGAAAGCCATCCCTCAGTGGAGTCGGAACTCAATGATATCATTACCCAGCTCGAGGACGAAAGGGCGGACAATCCTGGAAAGAGACTCTGGATCGAGATCAAGGAGCTAACGCACCCTGGCATCAGAGCTAGGCTCTTTCTGGGTTTCATGATTATGGTTTTCTGTCAAATGGCTGGTTCTAATGCTATCAACCATTATTCGCCCCTGATATTCCGATCGATCGGTTTGACTGGTAGAAAGACTACTTTGATTTCGACGGGACTCTATGGAGTGGTCCGACTGGTCGCTGTTTGCATCGCCATGTATTGGACTGTCGATGGCTTCGGGCGGACGCGAATGTTGATGTGGGGGGGTGCACTAATG GCCTTTTGCATGTGGTTTATCGGGGCCTTCGTTAAGCTTCACGCGACCACCAATCACGTCGACGTTAAAGGGCACACCAGTGCCGGATCATATGCGGCCGCAGtgtttatatttatctatgcCTTTGGCTTCTGTTTTAGCTGGGCCGGCGTGCCATGGATTATCTGCTCTGAAATATACCCTTTGCGCGTGCGAAGTCTTTGTATGGCCATCTGTACGGCTACCCACTGGCTTCTGAACTTCGTCATTGCCCGCAGTTTCCCTTATATGATTCGGAATATGAAATATGGAAcatatttcttctttgccaGTTTTCTGACGCTTGCGATCCCATTTGTGTGGTTGATGGTGCCGGAGACGAAGGAATTGAAGCTTGAAGAGGTGGATG ATGCTGAGAGGGGCAAGACTGAGAGAGTTAGAGATGTCAAGAGCGCTGGAGTCaaggaggttgagaagattGATACTTTAAAGAGATATTGGCTTAACACCTTGCCAGACTGA
- a CDS encoding uncharacterized protein (of unknown function-domain containing protein) has protein sequence MGWFSDDSEQAQHYERFNNYNGSEEHKASFTHELIAGAASFEAMKAYNDHCEKNGQPQSHETAKELLAGFAGAFIDREVETKGLDFIDREKAKRHAEQQLNEASGRDW, from the exons ATGGGTTGGTTCA GCGACGACAGCGAGCAGGCTCAGCACTACGAGCGGTTCAACAACTACAACGGTAGCGAGGAGCACAAGGCCTCGTTCACCCATGAACTCATCGCCGGTGCCGCCTCCTTCGAGGCTATGAAGGCCTACAACGACCACTGTGAGAAGAACG GCCAGCCCCAGAGCCACGAGACTGCCAAGGAGCTCCTGGCCGGATTCGCCGGTGCCTTTATCGACCGTGAGGTTGAGACCAAGGGTCTTGACTTCATCGACCGGGAGAAGGCTAAGCGCCACGCCGAGCAACAGCTCAATGAGGCCTCCGGTCGTGACTGGTAA
- a CDS encoding thioredoxin-like protein: MAFIKIEIISDAICPWCYIGYRNLQKAISLYRKTYPGCSKNTIEVWWKPYFIDQEPPKESILIQDRMLRRMDPKMVAAAQTRLKRVGADAGIRFKLGGYIGSSRLAHQLLYLAAREGSELQCRVSELLFHYQFEEETDISQLDTVIAVGVQAGLREDDVREWLASSAGVAEMEAEAKKARADGVTGVPHFVIGGKHHMEGAMDMSELFEAFVAVREGQSS, encoded by the exons ATGGCGTTCATCAAGATCGAAATCATTTCAGACGCAATCTGTCCCTGG TGCTACATAGGATATCGAAACCTTCAAAAGGCAATCTCCTTATACCGCAAGACCTACCCCGGCTGCTCGAAAAACACTATAGAAGTGTGGTGGAAACCATACTTCATCGACCAAGAACCGCCAAAGGAAAGCATCTTAATACAAG ACCGTATGCTCCGCCGCATGGATCCCAAAATGGTAGCAGCGGCCCAGACCCGCTTGAAGCGTGTAGGTGCGGATGCCGGGATCCGATTCAAGCTTGGTGGGTATATCGGGTCGTCTAGACTAGCACATCAGCTGCTGTATCTGGCCGCGCGGGAGGGGAGTGAGCTGCAGTGTCGGGTTTCAGAGTTGCTCTTCCACTACCAGTTTGAGGAGGAGACCGATATTAGCCAATTAGATACCGTGATTGCTGTTGGGGTACAGGCTGGACTTCGTGAAGATGATGTCCGAGAGTGGCTAGCTAGTAGTGCTGGAGTGGCGGAAATGGAAGCTGAAGCGAAGAAGGCAAGGGCTGACGGAGTTACTGGTGTGCCCCATTTTGTTATCGGGGGAAAGCATCATATGGAGGGTGCTATGGATATGTCGGAACTGTTTGAGGCCTTTGTTGCTGTTAGAGAAGGACAGTCGAGTTAG
- the kojA gene encoding kojA produces the protein MRVATQLRVGIVGGGWNGCHLALELKKQGHRVSLFEQKPDIFQGVSGNFGIRLHKGPHYPRSKATRDSCREALVKFCETYPELVVHHESAIYAHGEADALGNPSKVSDEAFRDVCYESPECTAVDPKANGFQGLISAYNLDEPSVAIGDRLRNTFKEKLGRAGIYVHLNATVDRIIHTEDTNRIQTGDGQYVFDVVINATGYTSLLPQNIADALPVDIGITYQTCIALVYEDQQPQEKPLSFIVMDGWFPCVMPAIDTNEPLQKKYILTHGSYTILGSFDRHEEGQELLDSLDEEAIAARIKPHCEREITRFWPGFLDRFQYRGWKGSVLAKLKTTSEFRSSLTFEKDGVIHIFPGKVSNVVTAAEEVVPLINDIARRRHGVVREWNGVRFTVSSAFHTHSKEIGDKPGLGEHHTSNLQTYVSLVTAN, from the coding sequence ATGCGTGTCGCGACACAGCTAAGGGTCGGCATCGTCGGTGGCGGATGGAACGGCTGCCATCTTGCTTTAGAGCTCAAGAAACAGGGCCACCGAGTTTCTTTGTTCGAGCAGAAGCCTGATATCTTTCAAGGCGTCTCAGGAAACTTTGGTATCCGCTTGCACAAGGGGCCACACTACCCTCGGTCTAAAGCAACTCGAGACAGCTGCCGTGAAGCCTTGGTCAAGTTCTGTGAGACGTATCCCGAACTAGTCGTCCACCATGAATCCGCGATATATGCACACGGCGAAGCGGACGCTCTGGGGAACCCATCGAAGGTCTCGGATGAGGCATTCAGGGATGTATGCTACGAATCTCCTGAGTGTACTGCGGTTGATCCGAAGGCGAATGGTTTCCAGGGCCTCATCAGCGCATACAATCTGGATGAACCCAGCGTCGCTATTGGCGACCGACTCCGGAATACATTCAAAGAGAAACTTGGTCGTGCAGGCATCTACGTGCACCTCAATGCAACAGTCGACCGTATCATCCACACCGAGGACACCAACCGCATTCAAACCGGGGACGGGCAGTACGTCTTTGACGTAGTGATCAACGCCACCGGTTATACCAGCCTTCTGCCACAAAATATTGCAGATGCTCTTCCGGTTGACATTGGCATCACCTATCAGACCTGTATTGCTCTCGTTTACGAAGACCAGCAGCCACAGGAAAAGcctctttccttcattgTCATGGATGGCTGGTTTCCCTGCGTGATGCCGGCGATCGACACAAACGAGCCCCTTCAGAAGAAGTATATCTTGACACACGGCAGTTACACCATCCTCGGATCATTCGACCGTCACGAGGAGGGTCAAGAGCTTCTGGATAGTCTGGACGAGGAAGCTATCGCTGCTCGGATCAAGCCCCACTGTGAGCGGGAGATTACCCGGTTCTGGCCCGGATTTCTCGATCGGTTCCAGTACCGCGGCTGGAAGGGCAGTGTCCTGGCCAAGTTAAAGACCACATCCGAATTCCGAAGCAGTTTGACGTTTGAAAAAGACGGCGTGATCCACATCTTCCCCGGCAAGGTGAGCAACGTTGTAACGGCTGCCGAGGAAGTGGTTCCTCTGATCAATGACATTGCGCGCCGACGGCACGGTGTGGTTCGGGAGTGGAATGGCGTACGCTTCACTGTGAGCAGCGCCTTCCACACCCACAGCAAGGAGATTGGCGATAAGCCAGGGCTGGGCGAGCACCACACTAGCAACTTGCAGACCTATGTTTCACTAGTGACTGCAAACTAA
- the kojR gene encoding kojR, with protein sequence MSLNTDDSGRIRTRQRAKRACETCKLRKRKCDGHEPCTYCLRYEYQCTFKPHPRRKPAASKSSARPSEEEDSPKFLDRVDANQEHMEANSGTAFPHLLGMRLNPQGAPKVYGFSWNLGPRDEPLEPFTNLTDLISREEMEDLASHYLKKIHPVYAVLDPDTLRQKIVARWHDPATAASYDPILCSVAALGSLYSGHQEHPKEGALVQSAKEMLETTRISKTTLLHHATAWILRTIYLRSTNCPHASWMASCSTMHIIEAIGAHQDPELVSLVYSDTADVSVNDESQRRLFWVATVLNSWISYEYGRSRVILRGVSCKPPLPRTGDFTTDLISMYQISERLDPDQNNKLSDLEDALSRVERLTLSHDALILSQSNLALTIYRRLRVASSNISNDILTRIIRLGNDGLEAAVRLAEDRSPWWHVANIPFQFLCILLAIDTRESLSYVGPALRSFRAITRHYSTPTLHTALETIESLVRLSQNKKERDLTLLRDSMQQEDPGLTEQGSTTSQAFNDASWLGATGDLTLPDNFDWDWNVFLDTQVPFFDEGEAGGQRYR encoded by the coding sequence ATGTCGTTGAATACCGACGATTCCGGTCGGATAAGGACCCGGCAACGCGCCAAAAGAGCGTGCGAAACGTGCAAACTGCGCAAGAGGAAATGTGACGGCCATGAGCCCTGCACTTACTGCTTGCGATACGAATATCAGTGCACTTTCAAGCCTCATCCACGGAGAAAGCCTGCAGCTTCCAAATCTTCCGCACGGCccagcgaggaagaagactcACCAAAGTTTCTCGACAGAGTTGATGCTAACCAAGAACACATGGAGGCCAACTCAGGCACCGCTTTCCCCCATCTCCTAGGGATGAGGTTGAACCCGCAGGGTGCTCCCAAGGTGTACGGGTTTAGCTGGAACCTAGGTCCACGGGACGAGCCTCTGGAGCCCTTCACCAATCTTACAGATCTGATTTCaagagaggaaatggaagacTTGGCTAGCCATTATTTAAAGAAGATACATCCGGTATATGCGGTCCTGGATCCCGACACGTTGAGGCAGAAGATTGTTGCCAGATGGCATGATCCTGCAACTGCGGCCAGCTATGACCCCATTCTTTGCAGCGTCGCGGCATTGGGCTCCTTGTACTCAGGCCACCAGGAACACCCCAAAGAAGGAGCACTGGTGCAATCAGCGAAGGAGATGCTTGAAACCACCCGGATCTCAAAGACTACTCTCCTGCATCATGCCACCGCCTGGATCCTACGGACCATATATCTCCGAAGCACCAACTGCCCCCATGCTTCATGGATGGCCAGTTGTTCCACCATGCACATCATAGAGGCCATCGGGGCTCACCAGGATCCGGAACTGGTGTCTTTGGTCTATTCTGACACCGCAGACGTTAGCGTAAATGATGAGAGTCAAAGACGGTTATTCTGGGTGGCCACAGTGCTGAATTCATGGATTTCGTATGAATATGGCCGATCGCGCGTTATTCTACGAGGTGTCTCTTGCAAACCACCTTTACCGCGAACGGGTGACTTCACCACGGACCTCATCTCCATGTACCAGATCTCCGAACGACTGGATCCCGACCAGAACAATAAGCTTTCCGACCTAGAAGATGCACTCAGCCGTGTTGAGCGCCTCACGCTCTCCCATGACGCCTTGATACTATCCCAAAGTAATCTGGCACTCACAATTTATCGTCGTCTGCGAGTCGCCTCGTCCAATATATCAAATGACATCCTTACCCGCATCATCCGACTAGGCAATGACGGCCTTGAAGCCGCAGTACGCCTGGCGGAGGATCGCTCGCCTTGGTGGCATGTCGCCAATATACCCTTTCAATTTCTCTGTATCTTGCTTGCTATTGACACTAGGGAATCATTGTCGTACGTCGGCCCAGCACTGCGCTCATTCAGGGCCATCACCAGGCATTACAGCACACCGACCCTACACACCGCGCTGGAGACTATAGAATCATTGGTTCGCCTATcccagaacaaaaaagaacgGGACTTGACTCTTCTCCGAGATAGCATGCAACAGGAAGACCCAGGGCTGACCGAACAAGgttcaacaacatcccaaGCCTTCAATGACGCTTCTTGGCTGGGGGCGACCGGTGATCTGACCTTACCAGATAACTTTGACTGGGATTGGAATGTGTTCTTGGACACCCAGGTTCCGTTCTTCGACGAGGGTGAAGCAGGTGGTCAGAGATATAGATAA